A window of the Brumimicrobium sp. genome harbors these coding sequences:
- a CDS encoding CBS domain-containing protein — translation MADRMNGIELISEEIVPLKHTDKGEKALQIMADLKVNHLPVLKKQNFVGVLSENDLLNQSDLSKQLTELFDHLPRPYVKGTSHIYEVLNIASMDNLSVVPVLDDKENYLGCISVVHLLHKLADTGAIKEQGGIIILEINMLDYSLAHISQIIESENAKVLSSFITSSPSSNKVELTLKINRIELGSIIKALIRYDYTIKASFQRNSYDDDLKDRYDELMNYLKI, via the coding sequence TTGGCAGATAGAATGAATGGAATTGAATTAATATCAGAAGAAATTGTTCCTTTAAAACATACAGATAAAGGAGAGAAAGCATTACAAATAATGGCCGATTTGAAGGTTAATCATTTGCCAGTATTAAAAAAACAAAATTTTGTAGGGGTATTGTCAGAAAATGATTTACTAAATCAGTCTGATTTATCTAAACAATTAACTGAATTGTTTGATCATTTACCAAGACCCTATGTAAAAGGAACCTCACATATCTATGAAGTATTGAATATTGCCTCTATGGATAATTTATCTGTTGTTCCCGTACTAGATGATAAAGAGAATTACTTAGGTTGCATAAGTGTTGTCCATTTATTACATAAATTAGCAGATACAGGAGCAATTAAAGAACAAGGTGGAATCATTATATTGGAAATTAATATGTTAGATTATTCTTTAGCTCATATATCTCAAATCATTGAAAGTGAGAATGCTAAAGTATTAAGTTCTTTTATTACATCAAGTCCATCTTCTAATAAAGTAGAACTTACACTTAAAATTAACCGTATTGAATTAGGTAGTATTATAAAAGCACTTATTAGATACGACTACACTATAAAAGCAAGTTTTCAACGTAATAGCTATGATGATGATTTGAAAGACAGGTACGATGAATTGATGAACTATCTTAAAATTTAG
- a CDS encoding pyridoxine 5'-phosphate synthase — translation MGTKLSVNINKIATIRNARGGNVPNVCQVAIDCEKFGAEGITVHPRPDERHITTQDVYDLKKVVTTEFNIEGYPDERFMKIISDIRPAQATLVPDPPGVLTSNAGWDTVKNKEKLTEICKQIKAMGVRVSIFVDTNLENIRGAKEVGTDRIELYTEPYADNYKQNKEEAVKDYIKAAELAHELGLGINAGHDLSQENVQFFKNSLPYLDEVSIGHALISEALYLGLETTIQNYLKLLA, via the coding sequence ATGGGTACAAAGTTAAGTGTAAATATTAATAAAATAGCAACGATACGCAATGCAAGAGGAGGAAATGTGCCTAATGTCTGTCAAGTTGCAATTGATTGTGAAAAGTTTGGAGCTGAAGGAATTACAGTGCATCCACGCCCTGATGAACGTCATATCACCACGCAAGATGTATATGATTTAAAGAAGGTTGTAACAACAGAATTTAATATTGAAGGTTATCCGGATGAGCGTTTTATGAAGATTATATCAGATATTCGCCCAGCACAAGCTACATTGGTGCCGGATCCTCCAGGAGTCTTAACTTCCAATGCAGGTTGGGATACTGTAAAAAATAAAGAGAAACTCACCGAAATTTGTAAACAAATAAAGGCTATGGGAGTACGTGTTTCTATCTTTGTAGATACCAATTTAGAGAATATCCGTGGTGCTAAGGAAGTGGGTACTGACCGCATTGAATTATATACTGAACCTTACGCGGATAACTATAAACAAAATAAGGAGGAGGCTGTTAAAGATTATATAAAAGCCGCAGAATTAGCACATGAATTAGGCTTGGGAATTAATGCGGGACATGATTTGAGCCAGGAAAATGTTCAATTTTTCAAGAATTCTTTACCGTATCTGGATGAGGTAAGTATTGGGCATGCACTAATTTCAGAAGCTTTGTATTTAGGATTGGAAACAACCATTCAGAATTATTTAAAATTGTTAGCATAA
- a CDS encoding alpha/beta fold hydrolase, which yields MELNFQKNGSGKPFIILHGLFGSLDNWKTHAKTLGEYFEMYLIDQRNHGKSPWSDEFSYDLMADDLQEFVLKHNLKDFILLGHSMGGKTAMRYTQKYPELIDKLIIVDMGIKQNVASHNEIIQGLKSIDLSQIHSRQEADEALGKYINSTVLRQFLLKNLHWKERNQLAWYINLPVLADKYEAILEATPKEEVLINTLFINGGLSDYILPEDKPSILEVFPLAEFYTIENAGHWIHADQPEAFIQKVLEYSLGM from the coding sequence ATGGAGTTAAACTTTCAAAAGAACGGGAGCGGAAAACCTTTCATTATTTTGCATGGGTTATTTGGGTCTTTGGATAACTGGAAAACACATGCCAAAACCTTAGGTGAATATTTTGAAATGTATTTGATTGACCAACGAAATCATGGAAAATCTCCTTGGAGTGATGAGTTTAGCTACGATTTAATGGCCGATGATTTACAAGAATTTGTATTAAAACATAATTTAAAAGATTTTATTCTATTAGGGCATTCCATGGGAGGAAAAACAGCTATGCGTTACACCCAGAAATATCCAGAATTGATAGATAAACTCATCATTGTAGATATGGGGATTAAACAGAATGTAGCCTCTCACAATGAAATCATACAAGGATTAAAATCCATTGATCTAAGTCAGATTCATTCTCGTCAAGAAGCAGATGAAGCCTTAGGAAAATATATCAATTCTACTGTGTTAAGACAGTTTTTACTTAAAAATCTACATTGGAAGGAAAGAAATCAGTTGGCTTGGTATATCAATTTACCTGTTTTAGCTGATAAATACGAGGCAATACTAGAAGCAACACCCAAAGAAGAGGTGCTAATTAATACCTTATTCATCAATGGAGGATTATCAGATTATATATTACCTGAAGATAAACCAAGCATCTTGGAGGTATTCCCTTTAGCCGAATTTTATACCATTGAAAATGCTGGGCATTGGATACACGCTGATCAACCCGAAGCTTTTATACAAAAGGTATTAGAGTATTCATTGGGAATGTAA
- a CDS encoding trypsin-like peptidase domain-containing protein gives MNTAEAIQFAKKFVVQILAGEKRGSGFYYHEYEYVITTHDLVEDYWVVTVEGSYIENQAARVLYIDPVWNIAVIKLSQSIKPLNYPVGSINSIIVEKAPSIALGYAYGEEFTASVGTLSKKNRLRNGIAYIRTSAKITPENSGGPLIDANGVIIGMNVFMENNEDDYGYAIWLNYIVGTINVAYTYENLYKAVIACPGCHTPVHRNFIDDFKYCVRCGTEVKLPDFEIHSESQNTEKNKQVVSFVEKAIRYARFQVDTCRMGYNTWVLKDRKLRFEIKYQPEAGTVYINAIIAEITKNNQPELYNFILSENNNTDAYYFTMRENYLFLCASINHFGIPPEDAAEIIKLIMDKGVFYAETIGNRYEADILYTEN, from the coding sequence ATGAATACAGCTGAGGCTATACAGTTTGCTAAAAAGTTTGTGGTTCAAATCCTAGCAGGTGAAAAACGAGGTTCAGGATTTTATTACCATGAATATGAATATGTTATAACTACTCATGATTTAGTTGAAGATTACTGGGTTGTTACTGTAGAAGGTTCTTATATTGAAAATCAAGCGGCAAGAGTACTTTATATAGACCCTGTTTGGAATATTGCTGTTATCAAATTATCTCAAAGTATAAAACCATTAAATTATCCTGTAGGTAGTATCAATTCAATTATTGTGGAAAAGGCTCCTTCCATAGCTCTTGGATATGCCTATGGAGAAGAATTTACTGCTTCTGTGGGGACACTGTCTAAAAAAAATCGCTTACGGAATGGAATAGCTTATATTAGAACAAGTGCAAAAATTACTCCGGAAAACAGTGGTGGTCCTTTGATAGACGCTAACGGTGTCATTATTGGAATGAATGTATTTATGGAGAATAATGAAGATGATTATGGCTATGCTATTTGGTTGAATTACATTGTAGGTACTATAAATGTGGCATATACGTATGAAAATCTATATAAAGCAGTTATCGCATGTCCAGGTTGTCATACACCAGTTCATCGTAATTTTATAGACGATTTTAAATATTGTGTTCGTTGTGGTACGGAAGTGAAGCTACCTGACTTTGAGATACATTCTGAATCTCAAAATACAGAAAAAAACAAGCAAGTAGTTTCTTTTGTTGAAAAAGCAATTCGCTATGCTAGATTTCAGGTAGATACTTGTCGGATGGGATATAATACTTGGGTATTGAAAGATCGTAAATTACGCTTCGAAATTAAATACCAACCTGAAGCGGGTACTGTTTACATAAATGCTATTATTGCAGAAATCACAAAAAATAATCAACCTGAATTATATAATTTTATCCTTTCAGAAAATAATAACACAGATGCGTATTACTTCACAATGCGTGAAAATTACCTCTTTTTATGTGCAAGTATCAACCATTTTGGGATTCCTCCAGAGGATGCGGCCGAAATTATAAAACTGATAATGGATAAAGGAGTTTTTTATGCTGAAACTATAGGAAATAGGTATGAGGCTGATATACTATATACAGAAAATTAA
- a CDS encoding trypsin-like peptidase domain-containing protein produces MNAQDIIEKYRSYVVQIATGSSTGTGFFIAEHQLIATNYHVIKGNWVVTVRGELIDSQSAKVIFTHPRWDIAFLQIETPIGVQESLLTKQEILVREGDSVIAIGHPFGLTYSATQGVISRNNRKYEGMTYFQTDTPINPGNSGGPLINLNGKIIGMNTFIIDHANNIGFALPYSYINEALNTCLQFRGATTTVCPSCLVPVFEGCVDMEKYCMNCGTEVELPGNQQETITEVKGDVASVIEKALELMRCSPIECRNGENRWTLTFGDTTINIFYQPHKYTIYVDGTMGEIPKENIGDLYEYMLRENDNDDLYYFFTVQGNVYISAAIPNMEITAQECHDIFRHIFEKCDDYFQILRDHFGVEPTVFLDT; encoded by the coding sequence ATGAACGCACAAGATATTATTGAAAAATACCGCTCGTATGTGGTACAAATTGCCACAGGGAGCTCAACAGGAACAGGATTCTTTATTGCCGAGCACCAATTAATTGCAACCAATTATCATGTTATTAAAGGAAATTGGGTGGTAACTGTAAGAGGCGAATTAATAGATAGTCAATCTGCTAAAGTAATTTTCACGCATCCTCGTTGGGATATTGCATTTCTTCAGATAGAAACGCCAATTGGAGTTCAAGAAAGTTTATTAACGAAACAAGAGATATTAGTTAGAGAGGGTGATTCTGTGATCGCTATTGGACATCCATTTGGGCTTACTTACTCAGCTACACAAGGAGTAATTAGTAGAAATAACCGCAAGTACGAAGGTATGACTTATTTTCAGACTGATACGCCAATAAATCCTGGAAATAGCGGAGGACCTTTAATTAATTTGAATGGTAAAATTATAGGAATGAATACCTTTATTATTGATCATGCGAATAATATTGGATTTGCACTACCATATAGCTATATTAATGAAGCATTAAACACCTGTTTACAGTTCAGAGGAGCAACTACAACTGTCTGTCCTTCATGTCTAGTTCCTGTTTTTGAAGGCTGTGTAGATATGGAAAAGTATTGTATGAATTGTGGTACTGAAGTAGAATTACCTGGTAATCAACAAGAGACTATCACAGAGGTTAAAGGAGATGTAGCATCTGTTATTGAAAAGGCCTTAGAATTGATGAGATGTTCACCAATAGAGTGTAGGAACGGAGAAAATCGATGGACATTGACGTTTGGAGATACAACTATCAACATCTTCTACCAGCCACACAAATATACAATCTATGTTGATGGAACTATGGGAGAAATTCCTAAGGAGAATATTGGAGATTTATACGAATATATGTTGCGTGAGAATGATAATGATGATTTGTATTACTTCTTTACCGTACAAGGAAACGTATATATCTCGGCTGCTATTCCAAATATGGAAATAACAGCACAAGAATGTCACGATATTTTTAGACATATTTTTGAGAAATGTGATGATTATTTTCAAATACTCAGAGACCATTTTGGAGTTGAACCAACGGTGTTTCTTGACACATAA
- a CDS encoding OmpA family protein yields the protein MKGKLLLVSLLFTTLTFAQSSSVAKAEASYESGKYFEAAELAVAAYNKTSPKNDKALALKSKLAYEAGYSYDRAFNIDKAIEWYQRAIDLKYADKNPYVYFRLAEQYKQQAKYDKAKENYESFLKLVPGDEQAKNALAALQKAVVMKENRTRYTVQSETKINDVGMDMAPAIASRRGDAIVFGSTRPAPTTNGKDPITGEGFFNIWEVEKDRSGNWQAPKLFEMDSLNTNWSEGTLVFDGRFRNVYFTRCPTIKKKDLGCQIWTAEKKGQKFSMPERIMLASSDTISVGHPLPNEDGTTLIFASDLPGGFGGKDLWFTQYDKRGKSWSAPVNLGAEINTPGDELFPTYALNGDLLFSSNGRQGLGGLDLYRATKTDDPKKFTDVKNLGTPLNSDADDYHLTEIDSKNGFFTSNRTGSKGNNNLPDIWSYKLPPNLFDLKVIVSEVGEDTKIAGATVEVTTVGGGKFTGVTNKDGVIFWDKKPDGDRFINEESEYTVKVLPKEGFHESDNVESFSTKGLEYDQNFILEMSLLPKTPIVLPEVRYDLGSAVLQVIDGVINSKDSLNYVVELLNEYPGMVLKLLSHTDSRGSAKSNEDLAKRRAQSCVDYLVKEKGVDPNRLVAVGMGENAPRTVYLKDGVYYAKKPVGDYEPIKLTEAYINKFQKSDKELFEKLHQFNRRTEADVVRMDYKPGQSNETPTEKTENK from the coding sequence ATGAAAGGTAAATTACTATTAGTATCTCTTCTTTTTACAACTTTGACTTTTGCACAGTCATCTTCTGTTGCAAAAGCAGAAGCATCTTATGAGAGTGGAAAATATTTTGAAGCTGCAGAACTCGCAGTAGCAGCATACAATAAGACTTCTCCAAAGAATGATAAAGCATTAGCCTTGAAATCAAAACTAGCGTATGAGGCTGGGTATTCTTATGATAGAGCCTTTAATATAGATAAAGCGATTGAGTGGTATCAAAGAGCAATTGATTTAAAGTATGCTGACAAGAATCCGTATGTATATTTTAGATTAGCTGAACAATATAAACAGCAGGCAAAATATGATAAGGCAAAAGAAAATTATGAGAGTTTCTTGAAATTGGTGCCTGGAGATGAGCAAGCAAAGAATGCATTAGCAGCTCTTCAAAAAGCAGTAGTAATGAAGGAAAACAGAACTCGTTATACTGTTCAATCTGAAACAAAAATTAATGATGTTGGTATGGACATGGCACCAGCTATTGCAAGTCGTAGAGGTGATGCTATTGTTTTTGGTTCTACTCGACCAGCTCCAACAACAAATGGGAAAGATCCAATTACTGGCGAAGGTTTCTTCAATATTTGGGAAGTAGAAAAAGACAGAAGTGGTAATTGGCAAGCTCCTAAGTTATTTGAAATGGATAGCTTAAACACAAATTGGAGTGAAGGTACACTCGTATTTGATGGAAGATTTAGAAATGTATATTTCACAAGATGTCCAACCATTAAGAAAAAAGATTTAGGTTGCCAAATTTGGACGGCAGAGAAAAAAGGACAAAAATTTTCTATGCCTGAAAGAATTATGTTGGCATCAAGTGATACTATTAGTGTAGGTCATCCACTTCCAAACGAAGATGGTACAACCTTAATTTTTGCTTCTGATTTACCAGGTGGTTTTGGTGGAAAAGATCTTTGGTTTACTCAATATGATAAAAGAGGTAAATCATGGAGTGCTCCAGTTAACTTAGGTGCAGAGATTAACACCCCAGGCGATGAGTTATTCCCAACGTATGCATTAAATGGAGATTTACTATTCTCTTCAAATGGTCGCCAAGGATTAGGTGGTTTAGATTTGTATCGTGCAACAAAAACGGATGATCCAAAGAAATTTACAGATGTTAAGAACTTAGGAACACCGCTTAACTCAGATGCTGATGATTATCATTTGACAGAAATTGATTCTAAAAATGGTTTCTTTACATCTAACAGAACTGGTTCAAAAGGAAATAATAACCTTCCTGATATATGGTCTTATAAATTACCTCCAAACTTATTTGATTTAAAAGTAATCGTTTCCGAAGTAGGAGAAGATACTAAAATTGCTGGAGCAACAGTAGAGGTGACTACCGTTGGTGGTGGTAAATTTACTGGAGTTACTAATAAAGATGGAGTTATTTTCTGGGACAAAAAACCAGATGGAGATAGATTTATCAATGAAGAATCTGAATATACTGTAAAAGTATTACCTAAAGAAGGATTCCACGAAAGTGATAACGTAGAATCTTTTTCTACCAAAGGATTGGAATACGACCAAAACTTTATCTTAGAGATGAGTTTACTTCCAAAAACTCCAATCGTTCTTCCAGAGGTTCGTTACGATTTAGGTTCAGCAGTACTACAAGTAATCGACGGAGTTATTAATTCTAAAGACTCTTTAAATTATGTAGTTGAACTATTAAACGAGTATCCTGGAATGGTGTTGAAGCTACTTTCTCACACAGACTCTCGTGGTTCTGCTAAATCTAACGAAGATCTTGCAAAACGAAGAGCTCAGTCTTGTGTAGATTACTTAGTGAAAGAAAAAGGTGTTGATCCAAATAGATTAGTTGCTGTTGGTATGGGTGAGAATGCTCCTCGTACAGTTTATTTAAAAGATGGGGTTTATTATGCTAAGAAACCAGTAGGTGACTATGAACCAATTAAATTAACTGAAGCTTATATTAATAAATTCCAAAAATCAGATAAGGAATTATTTGAGAAACTCCACCAGTTTAACCGTAGAACGGAAGCAGATGTAGTGAGAATGGATTATAAGCCAGGTCAATCAAATGAGACTCCAACTGAGAAAACTGAGAATAAATAA
- the recJ gene encoding single-stranded-DNA-specific exonuclease RecJ yields MKKKWLIKEAPDLQQVQKLKNELKLEEVIAYLLIQRGITDYENMRVFFRGTLQELHDPFLMLHMKEAVQRVNKALLNKEKILIYGDYDVDGTTAVTMMYSFLSKHTSNLDYYIPDRYKEGYGVSEQGIHFAKDNGFSLIITLDCGIKANEQADLAKSLGIDMIVCDHHTPGEVLPAAIVLDPKQKNCEYPYKELSGCGVGFKLLQALSMENKWDMKELFSYLDLLAISIGADIVPVTGENRLLAQHGLKTLNQNTRLSIDWMLKLAKKEKPLTLTDVVFTIAPRINAAGRLEDAKSVVELLSSNDEEKIKDIAQKIQDLNDERRSLDKVTTQEALEIIKEQKDFDNKVTTVVYKEDWHKGVIGIVASRLIENYYRPTIVLTQSEDGNFWTGSARSIDEINIYEVLDKCKETLEQFGGHFHAAGLTLTAKNLPHFLEKFEQEVSKIVGDDDLIEEQLIERELKFNELFTMGESVTQIPRLMRVLSQFEPYGPDNMRPLFLAKNVYARNIKILKDEHLKMEVFQPDFQKPIDAIFFNNSSIYEAIRDTPFDMVFTLEENQFRGKSTPQLMVKDIRPLL; encoded by the coding sequence ATGAAAAAGAAATGGCTTATCAAAGAAGCACCTGATTTACAGCAGGTTCAGAAACTTAAAAATGAATTAAAATTAGAAGAAGTAATCGCTTATTTACTCATACAACGTGGTATAACTGATTATGAAAATATGCGTGTTTTCTTCCGAGGTACACTTCAAGAATTGCACGATCCTTTCTTAATGCTCCACATGAAAGAAGCAGTTCAACGCGTAAATAAAGCACTTCTCAATAAGGAGAAAATCCTGATTTATGGTGATTATGACGTAGATGGCACTACTGCTGTGACGATGATGTATAGCTTTCTTTCCAAACATACTTCAAACCTTGATTATTATATTCCAGATAGATACAAAGAAGGATATGGCGTAAGTGAGCAAGGTATTCATTTTGCAAAAGACAATGGTTTTTCTCTGATTATTACGCTTGACTGTGGGATAAAAGCCAACGAACAAGCAGATTTAGCCAAATCTCTTGGTATAGATATGATTGTGTGTGACCACCATACACCCGGAGAAGTTTTACCAGCTGCTATTGTACTGGATCCAAAGCAAAAAAATTGCGAATATCCCTATAAAGAACTCTCTGGTTGTGGTGTCGGATTTAAGTTATTACAAGCCTTGAGCATGGAGAATAAATGGGATATGAAAGAGTTATTTTCCTATCTCGATTTATTAGCAATCAGTATAGGTGCTGATATTGTGCCTGTGACAGGTGAAAATAGATTGTTAGCTCAACATGGACTGAAAACACTCAATCAAAACACTCGTTTGAGCATAGATTGGATGTTAAAATTGGCTAAAAAAGAAAAGCCTTTGACGTTGACAGATGTGGTTTTTACAATTGCGCCACGAATCAATGCAGCAGGACGACTGGAAGACGCAAAAAGTGTTGTAGAATTGCTTTCATCCAATGATGAAGAAAAAATCAAAGATATCGCCCAAAAAATTCAGGATTTAAATGATGAACGTCGTAGTTTAGATAAAGTCACAACGCAAGAAGCTCTTGAAATTATTAAGGAACAAAAAGATTTTGATAATAAAGTAACAACCGTTGTTTACAAAGAAGATTGGCACAAAGGAGTAATCGGAATTGTAGCCTCTCGCCTCATTGAAAATTATTACCGTCCGACCATTGTGTTAACTCAATCAGAAGATGGAAACTTTTGGACAGGTTCTGCACGAAGTATTGATGAAATTAATATTTATGAAGTGCTCGATAAATGTAAAGAAACCCTGGAGCAATTTGGAGGTCACTTTCATGCAGCAGGACTAACACTCACAGCCAAAAATTTACCCCATTTTCTGGAAAAATTCGAACAAGAAGTATCCAAAATAGTGGGTGATGATGATTTGATTGAAGAGCAACTCATCGAACGAGAGTTAAAATTTAATGAGCTATTCACAATGGGCGAATCTGTAACCCAAATCCCTCGATTAATGCGAGTTTTAAGTCAGTTTGAACCCTATGGGCCCGACAATATGCGTCCGCTATTCTTAGCCAAAAATGTATATGCCCGAAATATCAAAATATTGAAAGATGAACATTTAAAAATGGAGGTCTTTCAACCTGATTTTCAAAAGCCCATAGATGCTATATTTTTTAATAATTCATCCATATACGAAGCTATTCGGGACACCCCATTTGATATGGTTTTTACGTTGGAAGAAAATCAATTTAGAGGAAAATCTACTCCTCAGTTAATGGTTAAAGATATACGCCCATTATTATAA
- the rnhA gene encoding ribonuclease HI: MGVEIFTDGASKGNPGPGGYGAILRFKGKEKELSEGFRKTTNNRMELLAVIVALENLKTDKYKVTVYSDSKYVVDAVQQGWVFGWQKKGFKGKKNPDLWQRYLKLHQLYNPTFVWVKGHAGHPENERCDQLAVQAAEQSTLLIDKGFEENDAENSLFE, translated from the coding sequence ATGGGGGTAGAGATTTTTACAGACGGAGCATCCAAAGGTAACCCGGGACCTGGAGGTTACGGTGCCATCTTACGTTTTAAGGGAAAAGAAAAAGAATTATCGGAAGGTTTCCGCAAAACGACTAATAACCGAATGGAATTATTAGCTGTTATCGTAGCACTTGAAAATCTCAAGACCGATAAATATAAAGTTACAGTTTATTCCGATTCCAAATATGTAGTTGATGCTGTACAACAAGGATGGGTTTTTGGTTGGCAAAAAAAAGGATTTAAGGGTAAAAAGAATCCCGATTTATGGCAGCGCTATCTAAAATTACATCAATTATATAATCCCACTTTTGTATGGGTAAAAGGTCATGCAGGCCATCCTGAAAACGAGCGTTGTGACCAATTAGCGGTTCAAGCAGCAGAGCAGTCAACCCTATTGATAGATAAAGGATTTGAAGAAAATGACGCAGAAAATTCACTTTTTGAGTAG
- a CDS encoding glycosyltransferase family 4 protein, whose amino-acid sequence MRIGVNARFLLTKKMEGFGWYSYETLSRITKNHPEHEFIFFFDRAYDTKFLFSENITPVVLAPQARHPILQVIWFDFSVKKALKKYKCDAFVSPDGYLSLTSDMPQLAVIHDLNFEHHPEDLPPYLLKFLRKRFPLFAQKATHICTVSQFSKDDLIQTYKIPADKISVTHNGASPVFKPIEETEKQTVRDKFTAGKPFIVFVGAIHKRKNVGRLIEAYKKLKKNPDFPFHLLLVGEPMWKSQAIQVSEADKQYIHFTGHLSLEELASIVGSAECLAFISYFEGFGIPLVEAMRAGTPVLAGNLTSLPEIGGDAVLYCDPFSVDNIQTQLEKLVSDKELQKTLTAKGLDRATQFTWDRTAEELWKGIVRILPKKD is encoded by the coding sequence ATGAGAATTGGAGTTAATGCACGATTTTTACTGACCAAAAAGATGGAGGGTTTTGGTTGGTACAGCTATGAAACCCTTTCTCGAATTACCAAAAATCATCCGGAACACGAATTTATTTTCTTTTTTGATAGAGCCTACGATACAAAATTTCTCTTTTCAGAAAATATTACCCCGGTGGTATTAGCCCCACAGGCGAGACATCCTATTTTACAAGTAATCTGGTTTGATTTTTCAGTTAAAAAAGCACTTAAGAAGTATAAATGCGATGCTTTTGTGTCGCCCGATGGATACCTGTCCTTAACTTCAGATATGCCACAATTAGCGGTTATCCACGACCTCAATTTTGAACACCATCCAGAAGATTTACCGCCATATCTCCTTAAATTTTTAAGAAAACGTTTCCCCTTATTTGCTCAAAAAGCAACGCATATTTGCACGGTTTCTCAATTTTCTAAAGATGATTTGATACAGACCTACAAAATTCCTGCTGATAAGATAAGTGTTACCCACAACGGAGCTTCACCTGTTTTTAAACCCATTGAAGAAACAGAAAAACAAACTGTTCGTGATAAATTCACTGCAGGGAAACCCTTTATTGTGTTTGTGGGTGCTATTCACAAACGCAAAAATGTTGGGCGACTCATTGAAGCATATAAAAAGCTAAAAAAGAATCCAGATTTTCCTTTTCATTTATTGCTTGTCGGAGAACCTATGTGGAAGAGTCAGGCTATTCAAGTAAGTGAAGCAGACAAACAATATATTCATTTCACCGGACATTTGTCCTTGGAAGAGCTTGCAAGTATTGTCGGCAGTGCAGAATGTTTAGCCTTTATCAGTTATTTTGAAGGATTTGGAATTCCATTAGTGGAAGCCATGCGGGCAGGAACACCTGTCTTAGCTGGAAATTTGACATCTCTCCCTGAAATTGGTGGAGACGCGGTACTCTATTGCGATCCTTTTTCTGTTGATAATATTCAGACTCAATTAGAGAAATTAGTATCGGATAAAGAATTACAGAAGACTTTAACTGCTAAAGGACTTGACCGTGCAACACAATTTACGTGGGATAGAACCGCTGAAGAATTATGGAAAGGAATCGTACGGATTTTACCTAAAAAGGATTAG
- a CDS encoding T9SS type A sorting domain-containing protein, which yields MKHVYLLLFMLIGANSFSQIPEFEFQLYFEDAAGNKDTITLGYDPSALETINPQFGEVNIKTTPIDTASLDVRATEGLISPGDDQFNFKKRIIPYDCAVEKLGSPIPIQIFTNHWPVNISWNKGTEFWDTCRQSSIFTSYHPGGWWDVGAPSHLKLYMNNITNQPITFYDNSFVPDYGYIDEEGNKITMFWFAFVKDFSQFVGSLSSFNPEGNKIGPYPNPFENSFNLPEDISPSKIQIRDIRGSKIEFEQKGNSINLINCNPGIYFLSFIANKQLYNFKIIKQ from the coding sequence ATGAAACACGTATATCTTTTATTGTTTATGCTGATAGGGGCAAACAGTTTCTCCCAAATCCCTGAATTTGAATTCCAGCTGTATTTTGAAGATGCGGCAGGGAATAAGGATACTATTACTTTAGGTTATGACCCAAGTGCTTTAGAAACAATTAATCCTCAGTTTGGTGAAGTAAATATTAAAACTACTCCAATAGATACAGCTTCCTTAGATGTACGCGCCACGGAGGGATTAATTTCGCCTGGGGATGACCAATTTAATTTCAAAAAAAGAATAATACCTTATGATTGTGCTGTGGAAAAGCTTGGATCCCCAATCCCTATACAAATATTTACAAACCACTGGCCTGTTAATATTAGCTGGAATAAGGGAACAGAATTTTGGGATACTTGTAGGCAGTCATCTATTTTTACAAGTTACCATCCTGGTGGATGGTGGGACGTTGGTGCTCCAAGCCATTTAAAACTTTATATGAATAATATTACTAATCAACCAATCACGTTCTATGATAACTCTTTTGTACCTGATTACGGCTATATAGACGAAGAGGGAAATAAGATTACTATGTTTTGGTTTGCTTTTGTGAAGGATTTTTCACAATTTGTAGGCTCATTATCCTCTTTCAATCCTGAAGGAAATAAGATAGGTCCTTACCCAAATCCTTTTGAAAATTCTTTTAACTTACCAGAAGATATTTCCCCCTCTAAAATACAAATTAGAGATATAAGAGGAAGTAAGATTGAATTTGAACAAAAAGGAAACTCAATTAATCTAATCAATTGTAATCCTGGTATTTATTTTTTATCCTTTATAGCAAATAAACAGCTGTACAATTTTAAAATCATTAAACAATAA